The proteins below come from a single Miscanthus floridulus cultivar M001 chromosome 1, ASM1932011v1, whole genome shotgun sequence genomic window:
- the LOC136479734 gene encoding uncharacterized protein, with translation MAGRGDKKPANSAPPRKGGSPHGSVYGSSSAPRKQGACTFSPSVSSKDSQQKLVTPVQPQKPVESRSSQCSTGSDSGAAPLDICMSANTCAVKLKPSILETTREKRRDRECSKDVAPLQLRSGMVLLKRFLKPNDQVKIVKLCRQLGVGPGGFYRPGYRNGAMLRLWMMCLGKNWDPNSYSYGDRRPFDGAQPPTVPEEFKKFVQDSIQASNEFLKQQKGAANAMQEIPAMSPDICLVNFYNSSGRLGLHQDKDESKSSIDKGLPVVSFSIGETAEFLYGDVRDEEKLSKVDLESGDVLIFGGKSRLIFHGVSNTKPKTAPKWLMDETNLRPGRLNLTFRQY, from the exons ATGGCCGGCCGCGGCGATAAGAAACCGGCGAATTCCGCCCCGCCGCGGAAGGGCGGTTCCCCTCACGGATCG GTCTATGGAAGCTCTTCGGCACCACGAAAACAGGGTGCCTGTACATTCTCTCCTTCGGTTAGCAGCAAAGATTCACAGCAAAAGTTGGTTACACCAGTTCAACCACAAAAACCTGTAGAGTCCAGAAGCAGTCAGTGTAGTACAGGATCTGACTCTGGAGCTGCCCCACTTGATATATGCATGAGTGCTAACACATGCGCTGTCAAGTTAAAACCTTCTATACTCGAGACCACCAGAGAAAAAAGGCGAGACAGGGAATGTTCCAAGGATGTAGCTCCATTGCAATTGAGATCTGGAATGGTTCTGTTGAAAAGATTCTTAAAGCCTAATGATCAG GTTAAAATTGTCAAACTTTGTCGGCAACTTGGTGTTGGTCCTGGGGGATTTTATAGACCTGGCTACCGAAATGGTGCTATGCTAAGACTGTGGATGATGTGCTTAGGGAAGAACTGGGATCCAAATTCATACTCATATGGAGATAGACGTCCGTTTGATGGTGCTCAACCACCGACCGTACCAGAAGAATTCAAGAAGTTCGTTCAAGATAGCATCCAAGCTTccaatgaatttttgaaacaacaAAAAGGAGCTGCCAATGCTATGCAAGAAATCCCTGCGATGTCACCAGATATCTGCCTTGTTAACTTCTACAACAGTAGTGGGAGGTTGGGTCTTCATCAG GACAAAGACGAATCAAAGAGCAGCATTGACAAGGGATTGCCTGTCGTTTCTTTTTCGATAGGCGAGACCGCAGAATTCTTGTATGGTGATGTTAGAGACGAAGAGAAGCTTTCAAAGGTTGATCTTGAATCTGGTGACGTCCTAATATTTGGTGGTAAGTCAAGGCTCATATTCCACGGGGTTTCCAACACCAAACCTAAAACGGCACCAAAGTGGCTGATGGACGAGACAAATCTTCGACCTGGGCGTCTGAATCTCACATTCAGGCAATACTAG